From a single Columba livia isolate bColLiv1 breed racing homer chromosome 19, bColLiv1.pat.W.v2, whole genome shotgun sequence genomic region:
- the NAIF1 gene encoding nuclear apoptosis-inducing factor 1, translated as MASPPAPPAKKRKMNFSEREVEIIVEELERGKHLLINHFNAGVPLAAKAAAWHDILRRVNAVATCHRELPEVKKKWSDLKTEVRRKVAQVRAAMEGGGESQNGNGNGPEGEDPTGAAAAPVILTPMQQRICNLLGEATIISLPSGDCGAGDGTEIPITASATTVTLTQIPAETTYHSLEDGVVEYCTTEAPTTVTAEAPLEMMAHQHEVSAKPQELKSRIALNSAKLLQEQRVTNLHVKEIAQHLEQQNDLLQMIRRSQEVQACAQERQAQAMEGTQAALSALIQVLRPMIKDFRRFLQSNTPSPSVTADPSQTGQQDGMIQ; from the exons ATGGCGTCGCCCCCGGCGCCCCCGGCCAAGAAGCGGAAGATGAACTTCTCGGAGCGGGAGGTGGAGATCATCGTGGAGGAGCTGGAGCGAGGGAAGCACCTCCTCATCAACCACTTCAACGCCGGCGTGCCCCTGGCCGCCAAGGCCGCCGCCTGGCACGACATCCTGCGCCGCGTCAACGCCGTCGCCACCTGCCACCGCGAGCTGCCCGAGGTCAAGAAGAAATGGTCCGACCTCAAGACCGAGGTGCGGCGCAAAGTGGCCCAAGTCCGGGCCGCCATGGAAGGGGGAGGCGAGAGCCAGAACGGCAACGGCAACGGGCCAGAGGGCGAAGACCCAacgggcgccgccgccgccccggtTATCCTCACCCCCATGCAGCAGCGCATCTGCAACCTGCTGGGAGAAGCCACCATCATCAGTTTGCCGAGCGGGGACTGCGGCGCGGGTGACGGGACCGAGATACCCATCACCGCGTCAGCCACCACGGTCACCCTGACCCAGA TTCCTGCAGAGACAACCTACCACAGTCTGGAGGACGGAGTCGTGGAGTACTGCACAACAGAAGCCCCCACCACGGTCACCGCTGAAGCACCCTTGGAGATGATGGCGCATCAGCACGAAGTGTCCGCGAAACCCCAGGAGCTGAAAAGCCGAATTGCCCTCAACTCAGCCAAGCTCTTGCAGGAGCAGCGAGTGACCAACTTGCACGTGAAGGAGATCGCCCAGCACCTGGAGCAGCAGAACGACTTGCTGCAGATGATCCGTCGCTCTCAGGAGGTGCAGGCCTGTGCCCAGGAGCGACAGGCACAAGCCATGGAAGGAACGCAGGCAGCACTGAGCGCCCTCATCCAGGTCCTCCGCCCCATGATTAAGGATTTCCGTCGATTTTTGCAGAGCAATACGCCCAGTCCCTCGGTCACCGCTGACCCCAGCCAGACGGGGCAGCAAGATGGCATGATCCAGTGA